In Ruegeria sp. YS9, the genomic window CGTCGGTCGCGCGCGATTTCGTGGAATTGCCCAGCCAGCTTTACGAACATTGGCTGGAAGTGCCAGAGGTCCTTGCCGAATTTGCGACCCATGCGGAAACGGGCGAGCCGATGCCGCAGGAAATGCTGCAAAAGGTGCTGAAGGCGGCCAATTTCGATCAGGGATTCCAGACGGTGGAATATGTCGCCTCGGCCCTTGTCGATCTGGCCTTCCACGATGGCGAGGCACCGGCAGATCCGATGGCGAAACAGTCGGAAGTTCTGGCCGGGTTGGGGATGCCGAAGGCCATTGGAATGCGCCACTCCACTCCGCATTTCGCGCATGTCTTCGCAGGCGACGGCTACAGCTCGGGGTATTACAGCTATATGTGGTCCGAAGTGATGGATGCCGACGCCTTTGCCGCCTTTGAAGAGGCGGGTGGTGCCTTTGACCCCGAACGCGCCAAGGCGCTGGAGGACAACATCCTGTCCACTGGCGGTTCGCGCGAGGCAGAAGACCTGTACCTGGCGTTCCGGGGAAGATTGCCGGGGGTTGACGCCCTGTTGAAAGGCCGCGGTCTGATCGCGGCCTGAAATCAGTAGCCCAATGTGCGATCCACCAGGTGCACGAAGGGCTCTCCGGCTTCGCCACGCCGGATGTTTTCGCAAATGACCTGCGCGGCTGTGACCGGGCGGGTCTCGGACGCGATATGAGGGGTCACGGTCACGTTCGGATGTGACCAATACGGGTGGTCGGGGGGCAGGGGCTCGACCCGGAACACATCCAGCGTCGCGTGACCGACCTGACCCGAGTTCAAGGCATCCAGCAGCGCTTCGTCATCAATCAGGGGCCCGCGACCCGGGTTGATGATCCGCGCGCCTTTGGGCAGCAGGGCCAGCGTTTCAGCATTCAACGCGTTTTCCGTGGCAGCGGTGTCAGGCAGCAGCAGAACCAGTATCTCGGCCCGGGAAAGCGCATCACGCAGCCCGTCGGGACCGTGCAGACAGGTTACGCCGGGGATGTCCTTGGCGGTGCGGCTCCAACCAGTGACCGTGAAATTCAGCGAGGCCAGGGCGCGGGCCGCGGCTTCACCCAACGCGCCGAGGCCCAGAATGCACAGGTTGCGCTGCTGCGCCAAAGGTGGGGCATCCGGGGCCCAGACGCCATCCTGGATGGTGATGTGGCGATCCATTCCCAGATGATAGCGCAGCACATGGCCCACCACCCACTCGGTCATTCCCTGCGTCAGCCCGTGATCCACCATCCGTGCCAATGGGACGCTCAGCGTGTCATTGTCCGCGATCTTTTCGACACCGGCCCAAAGGCTCAGAACCGCCTTCAGGCGCGAAAAGGGCGAAAAATCCAGTAACCCGCCATTCGGAGCGTAGACAACGTAATCAACCTGATCCGGGTCAAACTCCGTACTGATCTCCGCCTCTACGCCAGCTTCTGCAAGGTATCGAGTGAGCAGCGGTTCATACACGGGCCACAGGGCAGGGCGCGCGGAAAACAGAACGTTTACGGGCATCGGGGGCCTTTCAGATCAGCGGGGGCGATGGATATGAGCGCTTTGGACGATGCCGAACGCGGCCATCAGCACCAGCATGGCCGATCCGCCATAGCTGACCATGGGCAGTGGGACGCCCACGACCGGTGCCATGCCCATCACCATCGACATGTTGACGGCAAAGAACAAGAAGAAGTTCAGCGCGATGCCCAGAGTAACCAGAGAGGAGAACCGATCCTTGGTGGCCAGCGCGGTCGCCATGCAGAACACAAGGATCAGGGCGTAGAGAACCAAGAGCGTGATGCCCCCGACAAAGCCGAACTCCTCGGCGAGGGTGGTGAAGATGAAATCGGTGTGTTTCTCGGGCAGGAAGTTCAGCCGGGATTGTGTACCCTGCATGAAACCACGCCCGTTCCAGCCCCCCGATCCAAGGGCGATCTTGGATTGCGTGATGTGATACCCGGCACCCAGAGGATCGGTAGAGGGGTCGAGAAACGTGTCGATCCGGCGGAACTGATAATCCTTGAGCAACTGCCATTCGGTCCCGCGACTGTTGAACACGGCGGCGATCAGGCCCACGACGGCGGCAATGACGGCTGCAAAATACGCCCAGTGCACACCCGCAAGAAACATCAGCCCTCCACCGGCGGCCAACAGCAGGATCGACGTGCCGAGATCCGGTTGCTTAAGAACAAGCAAGGTGGGCAGAACAATCAGGGCCACGGGGATGAAGACCCACAGAGGGCGGGACGTCTTGTGCGATGGAAGCCAGTCGTAATACGCCGCCAGAACCATGACCAGGGCCACCTTCATGACCTCTGAGGGCTGAAGGCGCATGAACCCAAGGTCGATCCAGCGCTGTGCGCCCATGCCGATGGTGCCGAACAATTCCACGAATACCAGCAATGCGACCGACCCGAGATAGGCCAGAACGGACATGTTGCGCCAGAACCAGATCGGAACCAGAGCAAT contains:
- a CDS encoding glyoxylate/hydroxypyruvate reductase A, with translation MPVNVLFSARPALWPVYEPLLTRYLAEAGVEAEISTEFDPDQVDYVVYAPNGGLLDFSPFSRLKAVLSLWAGVEKIADNDTLSVPLARMVDHGLTQGMTEWVVGHVLRYHLGMDRHITIQDGVWAPDAPPLAQQRNLCILGLGALGEAAARALASLNFTVTGWSRTAKDIPGVTCLHGPDGLRDALSRAEILVLLLPDTAATENALNAETLALLPKGARIINPGRGPLIDDEALLDALNSGQVGHATLDVFRVEPLPPDHPYWSHPNVTVTPHIASETRPVTAAQVICENIRRGEAGEPFVHLVDRTLGY
- the rodA gene encoding rod shape-determining protein RodA, encoding MSYLEYAVKSTPSGFRKFLYMNWPLTLLLISTASAGFLMLYSVAGGSWTPWAEPQMERFGLGLIAMFIIALVPIWFWRNMSVLAYLGSVALLVFVELFGTIGMGAQRWIDLGFMRLQPSEVMKVALVMVLAAYYDWLPSHKTSRPLWVFIPVALIVLPTLLVLKQPDLGTSILLLAAGGGLMFLAGVHWAYFAAVIAAVVGLIAAVFNSRGTEWQLLKDYQFRRIDTFLDPSTDPLGAGYHITQSKIALGSGGWNGRGFMQGTQSRLNFLPEKHTDFIFTTLAEEFGFVGGITLLVLYALILVFCMATALATKDRFSSLVTLGIALNFFLFFAVNMSMVMGMAPVVGVPLPMVSYGGSAMLVLMAAFGIVQSAHIHRPR